One genomic segment of Brassica napus cultivar Da-Ae chromosome A3, Da-Ae, whole genome shotgun sequence includes these proteins:
- the LOC106441129 gene encoding 3-ketoacyl-CoA synthase 16-like has translation MSLFGLSLFFLPPLSYSIKTSINVIRARTNKDHTKSLKTKQGKHITKKYSPLNNVKMVFNYLTTHRLKLCFLPLLVAIAMQASRLSTQDLHSFYLSLQKNFTSLTIFSISLILGWTLYIMNRPKPVYLVDFSCYLPPSHLKASVKKIMHHVRVVRESGKWGKSDENEYLMDFVTKILERSGLGQETYVPEGLHCLPIEQSMVGSRKETQEVILGAVDTLLRNTGISPSEIGILVVNSSTFNPTPSLATIIVNKYKLRENIKSFNLGGMGCSAGVIAIDVAKSLLQVHRNTYALVVSTENITQNLYVGNNKSMLVTNCLFRVGGAAVLLSNISKDRKRVKYKLVHTVRVHTGSDDRSYGCATQEEDEDGVVGVTLSKDLPMVAARTLKINIATLGPLVLPISEKLLFFVTFLRKKFFNPKIKHYMPNFKLAFEHFCIHAGGRALIDELEKNLHLSPLHVEASRMTLHRFGNTSSSSIWYELAYTEAKGRMKKGDRTWQIALGSGFKCNSCVWVALRNVKASADNPWEECLNKYPVEIDI, from the exons ATGTCGCTATTCGGA CTATCTCTCTTCTTCTTACCCCCTCTATCATACTCAATCAAAACCTCTATAAATGTAATACGAGCCAGAACGAACAAAGACCACACTAAgagtttaaaaacaaaacagggGAAACATATCACTAAAAAGTATTCCCCACTGAATAACGTAAAAATGGTTTTCAACTACCTCACGACCCATCGCTTGAAGCTGTGTTTCCTCCCATTGTTGGTTGCTATAGCCATGCAAGCTTCTCGTCTTTCCACACAAGATCTCCACAGCTTTTACCTCTCCCTACAGAAAAACTTCACATCCCTAACCATATTCTCCATCTCTCTGATTCTCGGGTGGACGCTTTACATTATGAACCGACCCAAACCCGTTTACCTCGTTGACTTCAGCTGCTACCTCCCACCGTCTCATCTCAAAGCCAGCGTCAAGAAGATTATGCACCACGTAAGAGTTGTACGTGAATCAGGCAAATGGGGGAAGTCAGACGAGAACGAATACTTGATGGACTTTGTGACCAAGATTCTAGAACGTTCCGGTCTAGGCCAAGAGACCTACGTACCGGAAGGTCTTCATTGCTTGCCGATAGAACAAAGCATGGTCGGGTCACGTAAAGAGACTCAAGAAGTTATACTAGGAGCGGTCGATACTCTTCTCCGCAACACTGGAATCAGCCCGAGTGAAATAGGTATCTTGGTGGTGAACTCGAGCACTTTCAATCCAACTCCTTCGTTAGCAACTATCATAGTGAACAAATATAAACTTAGGGAAAATATAAAGAGCTTTAATCTTGGTGGGATGGGGTGTAGTGCTGGCGTCATCGCTATAGATGTCGCTAAGAGTTTGTTACAAGTTCATAGAAACACTTATGCTCTTGTGGTCAGCACCGAGAACATAACTCAGAACTTGTACGTTGGTAACAACAAATCAATGTTGGTTACAAACTGTTTGTTCCGGGTAGGTGGGGCTGCGGTTTTGCTTTCTAACATCTCTAAAGACCGAAAACGCGTTAAATACAAGCTTGTCCACACGGTGAGGGTCCATACCGGGTCCGATGACCGATCTTACGGATGCGCGactcaagaagaagatgaagatggtgTAGTTGGAGTCACCTTGTCAAAGGATCTACCCATGGTAGCTGCAAGAACCCTTAAGATTAATATCGCAACGTTAGGTCCACTGGTTCTTCCCATAAGCGAAAAGCTTCTCTTCTTTGTCACATTCCTTAGAAAGAAGTTTTTCAACCCCAAGATCAAGCATTACATGCCGAATTTCAAGCTTGCGTTCGAGCATTTCTGTATACATGCGGGTGGTAGAGCGCTTATAGATGAGCTTGAGAAGAATCTTCATCTCTCTCCGTTACATGTGGAAGCATCAAGAATGACGTTACATAGGTTTGGTAATACATCATCGAGTTCTATTTGGTACGAGTTGGCTTACACGGAAGCGAAAGGAAGGATGAAGAAAGGAGATAGGACTTGGCAGATAGCGTTGGGGTCAGGGTTTAAATGCAATAGTTGTGTTTGGGTGGCTCTTCGTAACGTTAAGGCTTCTGCTGATAATCCTTGGGAAGAATGTCTGAACAAATATCCAGTTGAGATCGATATATGA